The Chloroflexota bacterium genome window below encodes:
- the selB gene encoding selenocysteine-specific translation elongation factor, with protein sequence MHVLGTAGHVDHGKSTLVKALTGIDPDRLREEKEREMTIDLGFAWLTLPSGLEVSIVDVPGHEDFIKNMLAGVGGIDVALFVIAADEGVMPQTREHLAILDLLGVHNGVVALTKSDLVNDPEWLALVEADISELFAGTTLANAAIIPVSAKTGYGLPELLAELERILSNVPEPADLGRPRLPIDRVFTVAGFGTVVTGTLLDGQLHIGQEVEILPPGIHTRIRGLQSHKTKIDVAKPSSRVAVNLTGVSTEQLARGQVLTLPGLFEPTQLVDARLRLLPSAPKPLRHDASVDLFLDAAVVSARVRLLEHRELLPGEEGWVQLRTEEPIVAARQGRFIVRQASPSLTLGGGTIVDPHPSRRYRRFRPEVIARLEQLVHGTPQEILLSTLERLGPVEVAELMEASGLNPAEAEGALSALHQSGQIIVFGNGLSSASYVVTTAGWSVLEERLSAVLANYHRQYPLRVGMPREELKSRLGLATRLFQDVLAMAVSKGIIVEGQGTVRLADHRVQLSQEQQARVNDLLAAFDREPYAPPSYAECEQAVGPDVLATLFENKTLIRLSDSVVFRTEVYERMVEAVVRRIRTEGKITLAQVRDMFGTSRKYAQALLEYLDEQRVTRRVGDERVLR encoded by the coding sequence ATGCATGTCCTTGGTACTGCGGGCCATGTGGACCACGGCAAATCTACCTTGGTAAAGGCTCTGACGGGTATTGACCCGGACCGGCTCCGTGAAGAGAAGGAACGGGAGATGACCATTGACCTGGGCTTTGCATGGCTCACTCTGCCCAGCGGCTTGGAAGTCAGCATTGTGGATGTGCCCGGCCATGAGGATTTCATCAAGAATATGTTGGCTGGTGTGGGTGGAATAGATGTGGCACTATTTGTGATCGCTGCCGATGAGGGAGTGATGCCCCAGACACGTGAGCACCTGGCCATCCTGGATTTGCTGGGGGTGCACAATGGTGTAGTGGCCCTTACCAAAAGCGACCTTGTAAACGATCCTGAATGGCTGGCTTTAGTAGAAGCCGATATATCCGAATTGTTTGCGGGGACAACATTGGCAAACGCAGCCATCATCCCGGTTTCAGCGAAAACGGGCTATGGGCTGCCAGAGCTACTGGCTGAACTGGAACGCATCTTGAGCAATGTGCCGGAGCCTGCGGATTTGGGTCGCCCTCGGTTGCCCATTGACCGCGTTTTCACTGTAGCCGGCTTCGGGACAGTGGTCACCGGTACATTGCTGGATGGTCAGTTGCACATCGGGCAGGAAGTCGAGATCCTGCCGCCAGGTATTCATACTCGTATCCGGGGTCTGCAAAGCCACAAGACGAAAATTGATGTGGCCAAGCCATCCAGTCGTGTGGCTGTGAACCTGACAGGCGTCTCCACTGAGCAGTTGGCACGGGGGCAGGTACTGACTCTACCTGGCTTGTTTGAGCCGACTCAGTTGGTGGATGCCCGCTTACGGCTGCTCCCGAGTGCTCCGAAGCCGCTGCGCCACGATGCATCTGTGGATCTGTTTCTCGATGCGGCTGTTGTGTCAGCAAGGGTGCGATTATTAGAGCACCGAGAACTCCTTCCCGGAGAGGAGGGCTGGGTCCAATTGCGCACTGAGGAGCCTATCGTGGCCGCCCGTCAGGGCCGATTCATTGTTCGTCAAGCCTCGCCCAGCCTAACCCTTGGGGGTGGCACCATTGTCGATCCTCATCCTTCACGACGATACCGACGCTTTCGTCCGGAGGTGATCGCCCGGCTGGAACAGTTGGTTCATGGGACGCCGCAGGAAATATTGCTTAGCACGCTGGAACGCTTGGGGCCAGTGGAGGTCGCAGAACTAATGGAGGCGAGTGGGCTGAATCCCGCGGAGGCTGAAGGTGCACTCTCTGCTCTACACCAGAGCGGGCAGATCATCGTCTTTGGGAATGGCCTGTCCAGTGCCAGCTATGTGGTCACCACGGCCGGTTGGTCAGTGCTGGAGGAACGGCTGAGCGCGGTGTTGGCCAATTATCATCGTCAGTATCCTTTGCGGGTGGGGATGCCGCGCGAAGAACTCAAAAGCCGGTTAGGCCTGGCTACGCGGCTGTTCCAAGATGTATTGGCAATGGCAGTCTCCAAAGGGATAATAGTCGAGGGCCAAGGGACAGTGCGTTTGGCCGATCACCGGGTGCAGTTGAGCCAGGAGCAACAGGCCAGGGTGAACGATTTGTTGGCCGCATTTGACCGGGAGCCGTACGCCCCACCTTCTTATGCCGAGTGCGAGCAGGCAGTCGGGCCGGATGTACTGGCCACATTGTTCGAAAACAAGACCTTGATCCGATTGAGCGATTCTGTGGTTTTCCGCACCGAAGTCTATGAAAGGATGGTCGAGGCCGTTGTGCGTCGCATTCGCACCGAGGGCAAGATCACTTTGGCTCAGGTGCGCGATATGTTCGGCACGAGCCGGAAATACGCTCAGGCGCTATTAGAATATTTGGACGAGCAGCGGGTTACCCGGCGGGTAGGTGACGAACGGGTGTTGCGATGA
- a CDS encoding LysM peptidoglycan-binding domain-containing protein — protein sequence MGAARGKGSKADYHRLLISVEREQFRRFKARAAFENLSMSELSRRFIDQWLGDWGERLVPYTVQEGDTMASIARKFYGDAKRLWGILYFNGLDEPDDIVPGQELLIPEPKIQP from the coding sequence ATGGGAGCAGCACGAGGAAAGGGTAGCAAAGCAGATTATCATCGCTTACTGATCTCGGTGGAAAGGGAGCAGTTCCGCCGTTTCAAAGCCCGGGCGGCGTTTGAGAACCTCTCCATGAGTGAACTCTCACGCCGATTCATTGACCAATGGCTGGGTGATTGGGGTGAACGTCTTGTTCCCTACACTGTGCAAGAAGGCGACACCATGGCCAGTATCGCGCGCAAATTCTATGGTGATGCCAAGCGACTCTGGGGCATCCTCTACTTCAATGGTCTGGACGAGCCCGATGATATCGTCCCGGGCCAGGAACTTCTTATCCCCGAACCAAAGATACAGCCGTAG
- a CDS encoding ATP-binding protein, whose amino-acid sequence MKGTRLGVVTSGAYNTGLTVRLDPDVSTENLRIGDFVVVEGEQNLYFSLVEDMELATSDPRLLVDPPRDASSLVRRALAGTNAYGTVVVRPLLMMEKVDYESLTLQQEETRPQPVRTIPMHFAILREANEVDFATVFGNESQRNYFAMGTPLTMDIPICLRLDRFAERSSGIFGQSGTGKSFLARLLLCGIIQSGVAVNLIFDMHDEYAFDKQTEDKRWVKGLRQLFGSRVRVYSLDERDQAQRGRNVDVVLKIGLNQIEAQDVVLLAEELNLRQTTEATIGLLSDQYKESWLQRLLSMEPVELEEFCATSGAHPGSVAALQRNLKRIGRQPYIVPEAPFSVIDDMVNTLDTGQHIILTFGRHNSVLDYILVANLITRRVRKLYEEKMRRFEETRDEADRPRQLMITIEEAHKFLNPAVSRQTIFGTIAREMRKYNVTLLVIDQRPSGIDTEVMSQLGTRVSGKLTEQRDIDAVLTGVASRETVRSALASLDTRQEVVMIGHAVPMPVVVRTRNYDENFYATLTARRDVKEDVMDLYGPQK is encoded by the coding sequence ATGAAAGGTACAAGATTGGGCGTGGTAACTTCAGGGGCCTATAATACCGGGTTAACGGTGCGACTGGACCCCGATGTATCCACCGAAAACCTGCGCATTGGCGATTTCGTCGTTGTGGAAGGTGAGCAGAATCTGTATTTCAGCCTGGTAGAAGACATGGAATTGGCCACTTCCGATCCGCGACTGTTGGTAGACCCACCGCGCGATGCGTCCTCTCTCGTCAGGAGGGCGTTGGCTGGCACGAATGCCTATGGTACCGTCGTCGTGCGCCCTCTACTAATGATGGAGAAGGTTGATTACGAGAGTTTGACATTGCAGCAGGAAGAGACGAGGCCACAGCCTGTGCGTACTATACCGATGCACTTCGCTATTCTGCGCGAGGCAAATGAGGTGGATTTCGCCACAGTTTTCGGCAATGAGAGCCAGCGCAACTACTTCGCCATGGGAACGCCACTGACTATGGATATCCCGATCTGCCTCCGGCTCGACCGCTTTGCTGAGCGCTCCAGTGGCATTTTCGGCCAATCGGGCACAGGTAAGAGTTTCCTGGCCAGGCTCCTGCTTTGTGGCATTATCCAATCTGGCGTGGCGGTTAACCTTATCTTTGATATGCACGACGAGTACGCTTTCGATAAGCAGACCGAGGACAAGAGGTGGGTGAAAGGCTTACGGCAACTCTTTGGTTCGCGAGTACGAGTTTATTCGCTGGATGAGAGGGACCAGGCCCAGCGCGGTCGCAATGTAGATGTGGTGCTGAAGATAGGCTTAAACCAAATTGAGGCTCAGGATGTGGTGCTCCTGGCCGAAGAGTTGAATCTGCGTCAGACCACAGAAGCCACAATAGGCTTGCTCTCCGATCAGTATAAGGAGTCGTGGCTCCAGCGGTTGCTGAGCATGGAACCTGTGGAGTTGGAGGAATTCTGCGCGACGAGTGGCGCCCATCCTGGCTCTGTGGCTGCTCTTCAGCGCAATCTGAAACGCATTGGTCGCCAACCGTACATTGTGCCGGAGGCACCTTTCTCGGTGATAGATGACATGGTGAATACCCTGGATACTGGCCAGCATATTATCCTGACTTTCGGGCGGCATAACAGCGTTCTGGACTACATCTTGGTGGCGAATCTCATCACTCGCCGGGTACGCAAATTGTACGAAGAGAAGATGCGTAGGTTTGAAGAGACGCGAGACGAAGCCGACCGCCCACGTCAACTGATGATCACTATCGAAGAGGCACACAAGTTTTTGAACCCGGCAGTATCACGACAAACCATTTTTGGTACCATCGCCCGTGAAATGCGCAAATATAACGTCACCCTCCTGGTAATTGACCAACGTCCGAGCGGGATTGATACTGAGGTAATGTCACAATTGGGCACCCGCGTCAGCGGAAAACTCACTGAACAGCGGGATATTGATGCCGTATTGACAGGGGTGGCTAGTCGTGAGACCGTTCGTAGTGCCTTGGCGAGTTTGGATACAAGGCAGGAAGTTGTGATGATCGGCCATGCAGTGCCGATGCCCGTGGTGGTGCGCACCAGAAACTATGATGAGAACTTTTATGCCACCCTCACAGCCCGCCGTGATGTGAAAGAAGACGTAATGGACCTCTATGGACCACAAAAGTGA
- a CDS encoding DNA double-strand break repair nuclease NurA produces the protein MPLKLGEISQSILEMARQATTPERQAYIERALELLHAIDPELLRHKIDEQKGTAERTPWLVARPIGTLNGKFAAPKPPQDFSVVAADGSAIPPQRYGLMPFFVINTGCAALTYGAHPGAVLDSETRLYFRDEELYALPESRDGPIEAARLGAKMAVEELGYLLRVVQGVEKPAIALYDGSLILWPIQNEVREVRQKFVGDFLDSLDGFRSLGVPIASYISHTDAQDLVNALRIWLCGRRPRNCKACAQAPTGAQELCMGLASIRDYALLANLLDPGERTDLFESQSAILQGYRQHRVRFFYLNVGGEISRVEVPAWVAGDEEMLDLVHALIVDQCRRSPDHPPYPPALQEAHEQAVIHTAEHRLLEEMIERALAERNIIHARGAKDISKRRRGV, from the coding sequence GTGCCGCTGAAGTTGGGGGAAATCAGTCAGAGCATTTTGGAAATGGCGCGACAGGCTACCACTCCTGAGCGCCAGGCCTACATAGAGCGGGCACTGGAACTGTTGCACGCAATAGACCCCGAACTCCTACGTCACAAAATAGACGAACAGAAAGGGACCGCGGAACGCACCCCTTGGCTAGTCGCCCGGCCTATCGGCACTCTCAATGGCAAGTTCGCTGCTCCTAAGCCGCCACAGGATTTCAGTGTGGTCGCTGCAGATGGCTCTGCTATCCCACCTCAACGTTATGGTCTAATGCCCTTCTTTGTTATTAACACCGGCTGCGCGGCACTCACTTATGGCGCGCATCCCGGCGCGGTGCTTGATTCTGAGACAAGGCTGTATTTTCGTGATGAGGAGCTCTACGCGTTGCCTGAAAGCCGTGACGGACCCATTGAGGCCGCAAGGTTGGGGGCAAAGATGGCGGTTGAAGAATTAGGCTATCTGCTAAGGGTAGTCCAAGGTGTGGAAAAACCTGCGATCGCACTGTACGACGGCTCCCTGATCCTGTGGCCGATTCAGAACGAGGTGCGAGAGGTACGGCAAAAGTTCGTGGGAGATTTTCTTGATAGCCTAGATGGGTTCCGAAGTTTGGGCGTCCCAATTGCCAGTTATATCAGTCACACCGATGCCCAAGACTTGGTGAATGCCCTGCGCATTTGGCTGTGCGGGCGTCGACCGAGGAACTGCAAGGCTTGTGCGCAAGCCCCAACGGGGGCTCAAGAACTTTGTATGGGCTTGGCGAGCATCCGCGATTATGCTCTATTAGCGAACCTGTTGGACCCGGGCGAGCGCACAGACTTGTTCGAGAGCCAGTCGGCGATCTTGCAAGGCTATCGACAACACAGAGTGCGGTTTTTCTATCTGAATGTGGGGGGAGAGATATCACGGGTAGAAGTGCCTGCCTGGGTGGCTGGCGATGAAGAGATGCTGGATCTCGTGCACGCGCTGATTGTAGACCAGTGTCGACGCAGCCCAGATCACCCGCCTTATCCACCGGCATTACAGGAGGCTCACGAGCAAGCAGTGATCCACACCGCCGAGCACCGTTTACTGGAGGAGATGATCGAACGGGCGCTGGCAGAACGGAATATCATACACGCGCGAGGGGCCAAAGATATCAGCAAAAGGAGAAGGGGAGTATGA